The Salinibaculum sp. SYNS191 genome has a window encoding:
- a CDS encoding zinc ribbon domain-containing protein, whose protein sequence is MGDRRKRLDPLARAMVEAVLVAAGVLAALAFVLAPLLRSEADLKSLRRPRPGTRHLHGLEGREMRLREEYERRCPHCGATVEDGYVFCGECGSPLP, encoded by the coding sequence GTGGGAGACAGACGTAAGCGCCTGGACCCGCTAGCGCGGGCGATGGTCGAGGCAGTACTCGTGGCCGCCGGTGTCCTCGCGGCACTCGCGTTCGTGCTCGCGCCGCTCCTGCGCAGCGAGGCCGACCTGAAGTCGCTGCGCCGGCCGCGGCCCGGGACCCGACACCTCCACGGCCTGGAGGGCAGGGAGATGCGCCTGCGCGAGGAGTACGAGCGGCGCTGTCCCCACTGCGGTGCGACCGTCGAGGACGGCTACGTCTTCTGTGGCGAGTGCGGCTCACCGCTGCCGTGA
- a CDS encoding zinc-binding dehydrogenase: MRSAVYRGPGDVRVEEVDRPQREASTDAIVRVTHTAICGSDLWFYRGQADRDVGSRVGHEPMGIVEEVGDGVRRVEPGDRVFAPFVISCGECEFCRRGLHTSCVDGESWSDHGGAQSEYVRVPHADGTLVRVPDRYADDEDALESVLPLTDVMGTGHHAAVSAGVDAAEECVVVGDGAVGLCAVLAARRLGAKQIVAVGHHEDRLSLAEDFGATETVLDTEDVDAAARVADLTGGGADHVMECVGAAGAMELAVDVCRPGGTVGYVGVPHGTDAEGLPVFDLFSDNITLAGGVAPVRAYAEDLLGDVLGGTLDPSPIFTKTVDLDDIAAGYRAMDEREALKVLVRP, encoded by the coding sequence ATGCGTTCAGCAGTCTACCGGGGTCCCGGTGACGTCCGCGTCGAGGAGGTCGACAGGCCACAGCGCGAGGCGTCGACGGACGCCATCGTCCGCGTCACACACACCGCCATCTGCGGGTCGGACCTCTGGTTCTACCGGGGGCAGGCCGACCGCGACGTCGGCTCCCGCGTCGGCCACGAACCGATGGGTATCGTCGAGGAAGTGGGCGACGGCGTCCGGCGCGTCGAACCCGGCGACCGCGTGTTCGCCCCCTTCGTCATCAGTTGCGGCGAGTGCGAGTTCTGCCGGCGCGGCCTGCACACCTCCTGTGTCGACGGCGAGTCATGGAGCGACCACGGCGGCGCACAGAGCGAGTACGTCCGCGTCCCCCACGCCGACGGGACGCTCGTCCGCGTGCCCGACCGGTACGCCGACGACGAGGACGCGCTCGAATCCGTCCTCCCGCTGACTGACGTGATGGGGACGGGCCACCACGCCGCGGTCAGTGCCGGCGTCGACGCGGCCGAGGAGTGCGTCGTCGTCGGCGACGGCGCGGTCGGACTCTGTGCCGTTCTCGCGGCGCGCCGTCTCGGCGCGAAGCAAATCGTCGCCGTCGGTCACCACGAGGACCGCCTGTCGCTGGCCGAGGACTTCGGCGCGACCGAGACGGTCCTCGACACCGAGGACGTCGACGCGGCGGCACGCGTGGCGGACCTGACCGGCGGCGGCGCGGACCACGTCATGGAGTGTGTCGGCGCGGCGGGAGCGATGGAACTCGCCGTCGACGTCTGTCGGCCCGGTGGCACGGTTGGCTACGTCGGCGTCCCCCACGGAACAGATGCGGAGGGACTGCCCGTGTTCGACCTCTTTTCGGACAACATCACGCTCGCCGGCGGCGTCGCCCCGGTCCGTGCCTACGCCGAGGACCTGCTGGGCGACGTCCTCGGCGGCACGCTCGACCCCTCTCCCATCTTCACGAAGACGGTCGACCTCGACGACATCGCGGCGGGCTACCGGGCTATGGACGAGCGCGAGGCGCTGAAGGTTCTGGTCCGGCCCTGA